The following are encoded in a window of Telmatobacter sp. DSM 110680 genomic DNA:
- a CDS encoding FAD-dependent oxidoreductase encodes MQTSFDAVIVGGGIVGAATAASCARAGLQVALVERDMLGGGATAAGMGHVVVMDDSEAQFALTRYSQLLWSRLAAQLPDSVEYETTGTIWLAADDEEMAEAERKHRFYCDRDVPAQLLNARELFDLEPNVRPGLAGALLVPEDAVIYPPTAALHFAKVAEHLGATLVIGRSVTQMGSGRVVLDCGAELTARCLINATGTCAPELTRDVPVKKRKGHLVITDRYLGFVRHQLVELGYLKSAHSVSSNSVAFNVQPRKTGQILIGSSRQYGDETSNVDQEILSAMLQRAATYMPSIGDLNALRVWTGFRAATPDKLPLIGPASFDETVWLATGHEGLGITTSLATGELLAAKLTGRESAIPIEPYVPSRFVKPDNQDVASHKEPLCNGKA; translated from the coding sequence ATGCAAACTTCTTTCGATGCAGTCATCGTGGGTGGCGGCATTGTCGGGGCGGCCACGGCGGCCTCTTGCGCGCGAGCAGGGTTGCAAGTCGCGCTTGTCGAACGCGACATGCTCGGAGGTGGCGCGACAGCCGCAGGTATGGGCCACGTTGTAGTGATGGACGACTCTGAAGCCCAGTTTGCCTTAACGCGTTATTCGCAGTTGTTGTGGTCCAGGCTCGCGGCTCAGCTGCCGGATAGTGTCGAATACGAAACGACCGGAACAATATGGCTCGCAGCGGACGATGAAGAGATGGCCGAAGCAGAGCGGAAGCATCGGTTTTACTGCGACAGAGATGTGCCTGCCCAGCTGCTGAATGCACGTGAGCTATTCGATCTGGAGCCGAACGTCAGACCAGGGCTTGCCGGAGCGTTGCTGGTTCCCGAGGACGCGGTTATTTATCCGCCAACGGCCGCACTTCACTTCGCAAAAGTGGCTGAGCATCTTGGTGCAACACTTGTAATCGGCCGCAGCGTAACGCAAATGGGAAGTGGTCGGGTGGTATTGGACTGCGGAGCGGAACTGACGGCCCGATGCCTCATCAATGCGACCGGCACATGCGCGCCCGAACTGACTAGGGATGTTCCGGTGAAGAAGCGTAAAGGCCATCTCGTAATTACTGATCGCTATCTGGGTTTTGTGCGTCATCAACTGGTCGAGCTAGGGTACCTGAAGAGCGCTCACTCAGTGTCGTCGAATTCTGTTGCGTTCAACGTGCAGCCGCGAAAGACGGGACAGATTCTGATCGGTTCCTCACGGCAATATGGCGATGAGACATCGAACGTCGACCAGGAGATTCTGAGCGCCATGCTCCAACGAGCCGCTACGTACATGCCATCGATCGGAGATTTAAATGCGCTACGTGTATGGACAGGGTTTCGGGCGGCCACTCCGGACAAACTCCCGCTGATCGGGCCTGCCTCATTCGATGAGACGGTGTGGCTCGCAACCGGACACGAAGGCCTCGGCATCACGACGTCTCTGGCTACAGGGGAGTTGTTGGCCGCCAAACTCACCGGGCGAGAGTCAGCGATTCCCATTGAGCCTTATGTACCCTCACGATTTGTAAAGCCCGATAACCAAGATGTTGCGTCACACAAGGAGCCGCTATGCAATGGAAAGGCGTAA
- a CDS encoding dihydrodipicolinate synthase family protein, whose amino-acid sequence MQWKGVMPAMTTPFDENLKVDWPFVKRHARWLHANGCSGIVCLGSLGEAATLTFDEKIRIVCDVVDAVSPAIPVVGAVSALSTIEAVNLAKALADAGAQGLMILPPYVYRGDWRETKAHIAAILRATPLPAMLYNNPVAYGTDFIPEQISELADEFGNLAAVKESSTDVRRVTAIRALSNNRLAIFVGVDDAIVEGIDAGAVGWIAGLVNAFPRESVELFDIAKRGDKQSAFDLYRWFLPLLRMDTVPKFVQLIKLVQEEIGIGSARVRPPRLQIEGAELAETKRLVAEAVRSHPKTYTSSAL is encoded by the coding sequence ATGCAATGGAAAGGCGTAATGCCGGCGATGACCACGCCATTCGATGAAAACCTCAAGGTCGACTGGCCATTTGTAAAGCGTCACGCACGGTGGCTGCATGCGAACGGTTGCTCTGGAATCGTGTGCCTGGGTTCGCTCGGCGAAGCGGCTACGCTGACTTTCGATGAGAAGATCCGCATTGTGTGCGATGTGGTGGACGCGGTCTCGCCTGCCATCCCAGTTGTCGGCGCAGTTTCAGCGCTCTCTACGATCGAGGCCGTGAATCTCGCAAAGGCACTGGCCGATGCCGGGGCGCAAGGACTGATGATTCTGCCGCCCTATGTTTATCGGGGCGACTGGAGAGAAACGAAGGCGCATATCGCCGCAATTCTGCGCGCGACGCCGCTTCCGGCAATGCTCTATAACAACCCAGTTGCCTATGGAACAGATTTCATCCCTGAACAAATCTCCGAACTTGCAGATGAGTTCGGCAATCTTGCTGCGGTAAAGGAGTCCTCCACGGATGTGCGGCGCGTGACCGCAATTCGTGCGTTGTCGAACAATCGCCTCGCAATCTTTGTTGGTGTCGACGATGCGATTGTCGAAGGGATCGATGCAGGCGCCGTGGGTTGGATTGCGGGATTGGTGAATGCCTTTCCGCGTGAATCCGTTGAACTATTCGATATAGCAAAAAGGGGAGACAAGCAATCTGCCTTCGATCTCTATCGTTGGTTTCTGCCCTTGCTGCGCATGGACACCGTCCCCAAATTTGTGCAATTAATCAAGCTGGTCCAGGAGGAAATCGGGATTGGATCGGCCCGGGTACGGCCACCAAGGCTGCAGATCGAAGGCGCCGAGTTAGCCGAAACAAAGAGGTTGGTCGCGGAAGCGGTGCGTAGTCATCCAAAAACGTACACGAGTTCAGCCCTCTAA
- the treY gene encoding malto-oligosyltrehalose synthase, with amino-acid sequence MPRLPTSTYRLQLHANFTFDDAANVASYLKALGISHAYCSPYLQAAPGSMHGYDVVDHQQVNDELGGEEGHQRFCARLGELGLGQVLDIVPNHMAIGPRNQNWWDVLENGPSSRFAMWFDIDWHSSEVRLQNKVLIPVLGEQYGRVLAAGQIRIDRERGALCVRYIDNPYPLAPRSLPVILERAAQYAFSPTLSFLADSLARLPVPNATDTAAINSRHRDKVVIYGLLQRFCDEHPEGLQAIDKAVRELNEDHDALDELLNLQHYRLAYWRTADQELGYRRFFDVNTLVGLRIERPYVFEATHRRILEWLSAGVLDGVRVDHPDGLRDPLQYFARLRQRAPDAWIVGEKILEPGEFLRENWPIEGTSGYDFLNVCNIWLMQPDGLKELTQIYSDFTKQPTDFAAIAQDKKLSVELEALGSDVNRLSTLFLEICENNRDRRDFTRAEIRRAIREIASCFAIYRNYVVPDRDEIAEEDREEVRKVLERAKARRNDLDHGLLDFIGEVLLLRSRGTLESEFVYRFQQFTSPVMAKGVEDTAFYCYNRMVGLNEVGSAPDRDGLTSAEFIDYCAKMQASRPLTMTTLSTHDTKRSDDVRARLAVITEIPGQWRSFLRRWARINGPLKTQDLPDRNTEYFLYQTMIGAWPIARDRMIQYMEKAVREAKQQTSWTQQNKEFEDALKNFIERLYDSHEFVAAIEEFVNRLLDHGRINSLAQTLLKCTAPGVPDTYQGSELWDLHLVDPDNRGPIDYAARRTMLSELKAGMPVEEIMNRMDSGLPKLWTLHCALNLRRNRPEWFGADAGFEPLVFEGKKMDHAVGYLRAGSVATIVPRWSLKLGGSWANTIVDLPGSLWKNLLTNETLNGGRIPVQEILRRFPVALLVKEERDA; translated from the coding sequence ATGCCGCGTCTTCCCACTTCAACTTACCGGCTGCAATTGCATGCGAATTTCACATTCGATGATGCCGCCAATGTTGCCTCGTATCTAAAGGCGCTTGGGATTTCGCACGCGTACTGTTCGCCATACCTTCAGGCTGCTCCCGGCAGCATGCATGGTTATGACGTTGTGGATCATCAACAGGTGAATGATGAACTGGGAGGCGAAGAAGGGCACCAGCGCTTCTGCGCACGCCTCGGTGAACTTGGGTTGGGTCAGGTGCTCGACATCGTTCCCAATCACATGGCGATTGGTCCTCGCAATCAAAACTGGTGGGACGTTCTAGAAAATGGACCGTCAAGCCGTTTTGCGATGTGGTTCGATATCGACTGGCACTCGTCGGAAGTCAGGCTGCAGAACAAGGTCCTGATTCCCGTGCTTGGCGAGCAGTATGGTCGCGTACTGGCGGCCGGCCAAATCCGAATCGATCGTGAACGGGGAGCACTTTGCGTCCGTTACATCGACAACCCCTATCCGCTTGCCCCTCGCTCGCTGCCCGTCATTCTGGAGCGTGCAGCGCAATATGCATTCAGTCCGACTTTGAGCTTCCTTGCTGATAGCCTCGCTCGATTGCCCGTCCCCAATGCGACGGATACTGCGGCTATCAACTCCCGGCATCGCGACAAGGTGGTTATCTACGGTCTTCTACAACGATTTTGCGATGAGCACCCCGAGGGATTGCAGGCAATCGACAAGGCTGTTCGCGAGCTGAATGAGGATCACGATGCACTTGATGAATTGCTGAATCTTCAACATTACCGATTGGCATACTGGCGGACGGCCGATCAGGAACTAGGCTACCGAAGGTTCTTCGACGTGAACACTCTTGTCGGCCTCAGGATCGAAAGACCATACGTGTTCGAAGCGACCCATCGCAGAATTCTTGAATGGCTCAGCGCGGGTGTTTTGGATGGGGTTCGAGTGGACCATCCCGACGGCCTGCGCGATCCATTGCAATATTTCGCACGACTCCGGCAACGAGCGCCGGATGCATGGATCGTCGGAGAGAAAATCCTGGAGCCCGGCGAATTCTTGCGGGAAAACTGGCCGATTGAGGGAACCAGCGGTTATGACTTCTTAAACGTTTGCAACATCTGGCTCATGCAGCCGGATGGACTGAAGGAGCTGACACAGATCTACAGCGATTTCACGAAGCAACCAACCGATTTTGCAGCCATAGCCCAGGACAAGAAGCTCAGTGTTGAGTTGGAAGCGCTTGGAAGCGATGTGAATCGTCTTTCGACATTGTTTCTGGAGATATGCGAAAACAACCGGGACCGCCGCGACTTTACAAGGGCGGAGATAAGACGCGCGATTCGCGAGATAGCTTCATGCTTCGCGATCTACAGAAATTATGTTGTGCCGGACCGCGATGAAATTGCTGAAGAAGATCGTGAAGAAGTTCGGAAAGTTCTGGAGAGGGCCAAGGCCCGCCGGAACGATCTCGACCATGGGCTGCTCGACTTCATTGGAGAAGTCCTGCTACTGCGTTCACGTGGCACTCTCGAATCCGAATTCGTGTATCGGTTTCAGCAATTCACTTCACCGGTAATGGCTAAAGGTGTGGAAGACACAGCCTTTTATTGCTACAACCGCATGGTTGGACTGAATGAGGTTGGCAGTGCACCCGATCGCGACGGTCTCACATCCGCGGAGTTTATCGACTACTGCGCCAAGATGCAGGCATCCCGTCCGCTGACGATGACTACACTTTCCACGCATGACACCAAGCGCTCCGACGATGTTCGCGCGCGGCTCGCTGTCATTACGGAGATTCCCGGTCAATGGCGTTCGTTCCTGAGACGCTGGGCGCGTATAAATGGGCCGCTCAAAACTCAGGATCTCCCTGACCGCAACACAGAGTACTTCCTCTATCAAACAATGATCGGCGCTTGGCCCATTGCAAGAGACCGCATGATTCAGTACATGGAGAAAGCTGTCCGCGAGGCCAAGCAGCAGACAAGTTGGACTCAGCAAAACAAAGAATTTGAAGATGCGCTGAAAAACTTCATTGAGCGACTGTATGACAGCCACGAATTCGTTGCCGCAATTGAAGAGTTCGTAAATCGGCTCCTCGATCACGGACGAATCAATAGCTTGGCTCAAACGCTGTTGAAATGCACGGCTCCGGGCGTTCCGGACACATACCAGGGAAGCGAACTGTGGGACCTTCACTTGGTAGATCCTGATAATCGCGGGCCAATCGACTACGCTGCCAGACGGACGATGCTGTCGGAACTGAAAGCCGGAATGCCGGTCGAAGAGATTATGAACAGAATGGATAGCGGATTGCCAAAACTCTGGACGCTTCATTGCGCTCTGAATCTCCGGCGCAACAGGCCAGAATGGTTTGGCGCCGATGCTGGTTTCGAGCCCCTGGTGTTTGAAGGAAAAAAGATGGATCACGCGGTTGGATATCTACGTGCGGGAAGCGTGGCGACCATCGTACCAAGATGGTCGTTGAAGCTTGGCGGGAGTTGGGCCAATACGATCGTCGATTTGCCGGGAAGTCTGTGGAAGAATCTACTGACAAACGAAACACTGAACGGAGGCCGTATTCCCGTGCAAGAGATTCTGCGACGCTTTCCCGTCGCATTGCTTGTGAAGGAAGAGCGCGATGCATAG